The proteins below are encoded in one region of Flavobacterium sp. IMCC34852:
- a CDS encoding FkbM family methyltransferase translates to MQKITQLYRLNWGNRLLVIRYLLKRVLHWKTTENERKLNEFYFHLISFKGFLKQENTKDFVSAYPDLGVTLKIRKRPSSDMDVFSQIYRYLEYKPVVEVFQKHFPNDKKLNFIDAGSNIGLTSVYFSTFFPGSNFIVIEPDDSNFETMSFNLLTNGIEAKEKVKGGIWSTNSFLRIVSDFRDKNDWSFRVEETTTATNLKAYSINYLVKENNFETIDILKIDIEGSEKEVFTSPKADVSYLAKTKCVAIEIHDEFDCREAIYKVLRQYNFEFFNSGELTIGINQNLL, encoded by the coding sequence ATGCAAAAAATAACACAGCTTTATCGATTAAATTGGGGAAACCGACTGCTGGTAATTCGGTATTTGCTCAAGCGTGTTTTGCATTGGAAAACTACTGAAAATGAGCGAAAACTCAATGAGTTCTATTTTCACCTGATTAGTTTTAAGGGCTTTTTGAAGCAAGAAAACACTAAGGATTTTGTGTCAGCCTATCCCGATTTGGGTGTCACTTTAAAAATTAGAAAAAGACCTTCCAGCGATATGGATGTGTTTAGTCAAATTTACAGGTATTTGGAATATAAACCGGTTGTAGAGGTTTTTCAAAAGCATTTCCCCAATGATAAAAAGTTGAATTTTATTGATGCCGGGAGCAATATCGGCTTGACTTCAGTTTACTTTTCTACCTTTTTTCCGGGTTCTAATTTTATTGTTATCGAGCCTGATGATTCGAATTTTGAAACGATGTCTTTTAACCTTTTGACCAATGGTATTGAGGCTAAAGAAAAAGTAAAAGGCGGTATTTGGAGTACGAATTCTTTTTTAAGAATTGTAAGCGATTTTAGAGATAAAAACGATTGGTCATTTCGTGTAGAAGAAACTACAACAGCCACCAATTTAAAAGCTTATTCCATCAATTATCTGGTTAAAGAAAACAATTTTGAAACCATTGATATCCTAAAAATTGATATTGAAGGTTCGGAAAAAGAAGTGTTTACTTCACCAAAAGCAGATGTTTCTTATTTGGCCAAGACCAAATGTGTGGCCATTGAAATTCACGATGAGTTTGATTGCAGAGAAGCGATTTATAAAGTGCTTAGACAATATAATTTTGAGTTCTTCAATTCGGGTGAATTGACCATAGGAATTAACCAAAACTTACTGTAA